From the Papilio machaon chromosome 13, ilPapMach1.1, whole genome shotgun sequence genome, the window taaataattttatttacgcatgtttttttatacttgatACTTATTCTCAACCACTCTTATGTAGTGATGACGTACTCTTTTCTGCTTTGAAAGCTTTTAATGTCTACACTGTGCATTAACATTGCTCGTCACAACATCTGTTACTGTAATCTAAGGCTAGTGTTGACATGTTTTCCAGATCAACATATAAAGGAGCCCATGAAGAGAAAATATGATCACATCCGgttagtatttattaataaggcATGTAGATTAGTATGactgttttcttttatatttacttaaagtaaatgaaatatgtattGAATGTATATAGGAACCACAAACTACTAATATTAACTATTACTGGTGGTTTCAGATTATTACGTAACGTAGTGTTTGTGGATCCATTCATTTCCCAATTGAAATCAGGCTATCTCGTGCAAGTAGGATCCAAAGATATGACACATTTCCGAAAGACTAATTGGACACATAGCAAACGTTTTATGTTTGGTTCGCTTGTGCTGTTCACCAAAGATAACTGTAAAACCTTTATAGTTGGCACAATTTTGGATCGTGATGTCAAATACTTGTCGCAAGGAAAGGTAGGTTTAGTACACGGCACTTGAGTTTGGTGGGCATTAACAGATCttaccaatttaaaaaataattaattaagttataacaaattaaactattcaaatttaagagtggtagacgccagcaacaacaacatctgttgttCGAATTGACTTGCTCGCCCcttgaaataccacgaccacacagaatacAGGCGGGAACAGTcggatgagtgtggtgccggaggcctaattttagtcccttTTCTCTtcccattattttattataaggaaaggatgggaaagagAAATGGATTTTACAGAGGAAGGGgatatattctttttatgCCCCCCtcttctgtcgattaaaggagGGCAACGCATATACAATTGCGGACGTCTATGGaccgcttcgctatttaggcgtattcaggtggccactcgctcgtttgccaactgatgattcaaaaaaaaaatttagcaTTCCGAATAAATtaaccaatttaaaatatttatgattcaCGTTGACTAAGGCTTTCTCTAGGATTGCAAGatggaaataatttaactatgtttaatattttagataccGGTAGCATTGGTGGACGACACGACTGGAGTGAACATTTGTTTCAGTGGCGACAGATACACTATGATAGAAAGCGAAGTTTACTTCGAACCTTATTACCACGTGCTCAATGCGATCAAGGATCCCAAATTCCCCGAACACTTGGCCTTGAGCAAATATATTGTCGATGTAGATGTAAgtgtatttaaacaatataactCTGTTTTTCTTGATGTAATGAATCAtaggacattttattttttaatcattattattatgtattagcttttgcctgcgactccgtccgcgcggtattaaaaaaatataaaaacttgagaggtgtcaagggacacccggatggaacgaagttccattcaattaattagtgaaggaattgtaatattttttttaagtcgcgacaccacactgttcaatgcgaaatagaaatgaaaatatctggcttgctttctataagagagagagagagagacagagagagaaacatgcgacgccgcacagcttacaataggttactatagcaaaaagtgtcgtgacaacttttcgtaagaattttttccgtctagccccctttcacaacgcgcgataaggaactacGTTccaataagtagcatatgtgttcttccagactgttctacatctgtgtcaaatttcatcaacatccgttAAACCTTTCTGGagaaaccttcaaacaaacatccatccatccatctaagctttcgtatttataatattagtatgatagaTAGCTTTCGTTAATTCAGGTGTCTCCGATTGACATAAAAAGCATAAGATGAAagcaattgttttaatattacagcCGACACCGAATCTACCTCGTTATCTAAAACCACAACAAGTGTACGAAATCGAATGTGATTATATTGATCACAGTTTCGTAGTGGAACATGAGGAAACTTGGCCGACTAATAATCAGTTGGGCCTCAATGAAACACAATACGAGGCGTTCAAGTTGGCGTTGACTCATGAATTCGCAGTCATCCAAGGTCCACCTGGTACGGGAAAGACTTTTATCGGTGTTAAAGTTGCCACGACCTTGATtgagaatttaaaaagtaatttcaacAAATGCCTGTTACTAATGATTTGTTACACGAATCATGCATTGGATCAATTTTTGGAAGCTATTCTGCCTGTGACCGAGTCCGTGGCGCGTATCGGCGGCCAGTCGCGCAGCGAAGTTATGAAGAAGTATAATATAAACGAGTTAAGGCTTCAGTTCTGTCGTCACAACCGTGGGAAACAATATTTCTATGATGAAAGAGATAAATTAAGAacgttgaataaaaaactaaaagacgCACAGGAGCGTCTTCATTCTTTACACAATGAAGTACTCAGTTACACGTGTGTACAGAAATACGTTGCTGAAATAAAAGtgttgaaacaattttatggACACGGCAATAATGATCCTTTGGAACAAtggttatttgaaaatatagatATTGACGCTGAACTTCCTTccaatgatgatgataatgaacATTTCGTATTAAACGACAACGAACCCAAAAACAATAGGAATGACTTTTATATTGATGATTTGGATGATGATAACGACGAATTGAATGTTAACGTCGTTGAGCCCATGGCGTACGTGTCCACGAGTTTTTCACTACCAAAAGCTATTACGGAGATGAGAAATATGCGACACGAATATCAGAAATGTAAAAATCCGCAAGAACTACAAAAGCTCCATTCAGAAATTTGTCGATATAATAGCTACATACATCTTTTCACAGTAAGTTATTTTtcgttttgataaattttatatcgaCATTAAGGTTGAGAAGAGACAAACAATCGTAGGTTGCGATCGTCTGTAGAGTAGTCTAGTTCGATACAAGGGTTTGGGAATCTCAAAGTGTGATCAAATATTTAGCTTCCCAAAAAGATTCCGTAGTCAAAAAAGTTTGAAACCCTGTTGTTTAGACCAGTTGTTACTCCATACATACACAATCCCAGAGTATTTAACCTAAACTCTGACATTGGTGAAATGGATCTAAGtaaactgaaaataatttgaatatttcattCATACTTAGATGTTAAAATAGCACTGTTTGGTAAATTCGAAATGGTTTTATGGTGTGACAGGAAATGTCTTCGTATCGACGGCACAAACACGACAACGTCCGGCTGCAAGCTAATCCTACGAAGATGTCCACTCAAGATCGCTGGCTCCTGTATTTTTCTTGGGCTGAAATTGTTATCGCTAATCTCATGGAAAACATAATCCCATTACATGTAAGTGAGAATCAAGAcattctttatataaaaaagtttgtggttttaatattaaaaattgttatttaattattgtctaATTATTGGCGGTGGTGAAGGTATCAGGTCTCTGAAGTGAAGCGTAATAATCATCAAAATTGTTTCATGaccatttataaatgtaaacttgTTAACATCCTGAATTGTTGTATATAATGTTTTGTGCTTTTTGATTCCACTTTGCTTAACATTTGCCCACGAAAAGAGAACTGGAATATACgtcttatttatttgaaagccGTGAATTATTTTCCCCTACTTACCGGTGAATTTCTTAACTCACGTTCACAGAAAAAATTTGCGGAGGCGAGTAAGATTTACGAAGAATCGAGGATGGCAATAGATCttgagattttaaaaaatacaaaggtCATCGGCATGACCACAACCGGGGCTGCGAGGTTAAGGAAATTGTTACAGGCTCTGGCACATCCAATAGGTAACTGCAATAGATGTTAACGAAATTAAagagattttatattaacacatTAAGTAATTGTCACCAACACATTTAATAGTTCATTATGTTTACTGATGAgcattatttatgaatttatgtCCTTATTGTTTTCAGTAATAGTAGAGGAAGCTGCAGAAGTTCTTGAACAGCACATAATAACATCGCTCACACGACATTGTCAACATCTCATTCTAATTGGTATGTTATCATTGTGAGCGCTGCGTCCACCCGTCATCGACGGGTAGCTCGCGGGTCTACTGCGGGGACACGGCGCAGGATGGGGATGAGCTTTGaactacaatttaaataatattttgcacAGGTGACCATCAACAATTGCGGCCATCCGCAGCTCATATGAAATTAGCCAAACATTACAACATCGAAGTGTCGCTGTTCGAGCGCATGATCAACAACAAGATTCACAGTAGCCGGCTGGGCGTGCAGCATCGCATGCGGCCAGAGATCGCCTCGCTCATCTCCCCCCACATCTACCCGCACCTCCTCAACCATCCCTCCGTCGAACACTTCCCCGATGTAAGAGGGATGACGACTAACCTGTTCTTCCTCAGTCACGACTTCCAAGAAAATGTAAGGGATGatgttgattatttttaacaaatctttCCATCGCCATCTTGGGAACTTATATTTCTACTACTATAGATATAAGCAAAGGATTCCCAAGTAGGATTGGTGACCGACAGGCGGCCTGACGTAGAAAATTAAGCCAAATcttgtaagttttataaaaccttgtgcgcgccgaccccacgtgagtgggataaggtcAGGGAGATGATGGTAGATATAACCAAAGGGTGTTTCGTACAAATTTGACGTCTAATCCAGAgtcaattttcaaaatatcatttttttactaactcTAAATCTAACCTTTTTTTCGCTTCACTTTCGTGCTTCGCATTAGGTATCTGTAGGTTTTATCTATACTTAATTAAGACTCAATACGAACGGTACTTTATAAATGATTTGATCATAGTTCGTTTTGCAAAGATTTTAACGTTTGAACTTGAAAATGAATTGTATGCAGGAAGTCGAAGAAAGTTCAAGCAAATGCAATGAAAAGGAAGCGGACTTAGTGCTCGGCTTGGCCAACTATCTCTTGCAGCAGGATTATGCCGCGGAGGATGTTACAATTCTCTCCGCTTATTCCGGACAAATGTTTTACTTGAGGAAGGTAAGTGAAGCATCCAAAAAGTTATTaactaattttcatttttatagcaCATTTACACTTTGTTAAAACGttgctgtattttttttgtttgctcATTAACTGCaaggatttaaatatataatactagctgttgcccgcgtcTCCGTTAGCgcgaaattgaaaaaaaaatcgatatgTGTCCTTTCAAACTACGTTCTATATCTAAGCCAAATTTCGGCGAGATCCGTTaaaccgttttggagataccatcttacaaacatccatctaaattttttttcgcatttataatattaataagatgtagtgaggtatttatttttatttacgcgctagttaagtaataaaagtggtacttaaataaaacaataatgatAAATGTTGATTTTCAGCAACGCGCATTATACTCGCACTTGACGGATGTTAAAATCACCGTCGTTGACAATTATCAAGGCGAGgaatctaaaattattatcctATCACTCGTACggaataacaataacaacaaaattggTTTCTTGGGAACCGTAAACCGGATTTGCGTGGCTTTGTCCAGAGCCCGAGAAggtaactatttaatttaaaaacatgtctAAGTAAGCTATCTAAAGAAGTAACAtcataacaataataacataatcaCGACTGTAAGCCAGAAGGGTTGGCAGAGACCATAAACTTCTATTTGATGCGGTCCTGACACACTTCACTcgcttctacattcatacatctacacATATGCGCTCGTCGGTTTCGGTTGCTTTTAAAACGGGCGGTATTTTAAGGCGCTCTCTTCCGCGATATAATTTTCCTTTGTTAATCTTCCTTCATTCATCCCATTAACGTGTTCAAACCATCTAAGCATACCGTTTTTGTTAAAtccaaataaaatgatatttttaaaaaatatgttaatccTATTTCTTTAAGGTTTCTACTTATTTGGAAATATAGACATATTGAAAACGAATTCTGGACTTTGGGAGAAAATCGCATCAACTTTGGAAAACAATGGATCGCTGGGGAGTAGACTGCGTTTGCGTTGCGAGCGGCATCCTGATGAAATTACTTGGGTAAGATAGAAATTACAACTTCTGTCCATAGATCTTCAAAACATATGATCGAAGCTTCTAccaatttctttataaacaacattatatttatacaagaaGCGAAAATATTGTACCtcaagtattattaaaaaattaatttggagAAATgcataaagctattttttttaactttaattatgtttaatggacgactataaattaaagaatttcTGTGAATGCGAGTAAAATGttagatatttttgttaaatatgttgATTGTTCAGATTTCAGATGCGGCAGACTTTGAGAAATCTCCCGAAGGCGGTTGTTTGAATAAATGCACTTACAATTTGACCTGCGGACACCCATGTCCAATGATATGTCATGGCTACGACCGCGGACATGTCAATACAAAGTGCACATTGAAATGTGAAAGGTAATTATGGTTactaatatgaaaatattctaCGGATTAGAACTCCATTTTTCAATTGCATAATTTTCAATACGTATGTCATTGCTTTTCTATGTAATTGCTATGAATTAGATGTGAGAAAAAAAGATACgagtaaaattaatgtacGCGAATCAAAAATCTTTCTTTGTctcacataattttataacattagctagacatattttacaatataagttACCTTTACCTCACAATTTTCATACAACTGAAAagatgaaatgtttttatagaatttGATGTTGCTCTGTTTCGTTAGTTTCCGCGTTGAATCAAAACGGGTTATATAACGTCTAACTATTCTCAGCATTTACAGTGGGCTaatcacgaatatttgcgagaAAGTTTTCCTAATGTCACCAACGAATcgtatacaaattttgtcgatgacgttacgaaaacTTTCTCGCAATTGTTCGTGATAGGCCTCAGTTCACTAAACacggttatttttaaattaccagaaaaaaaaatacagctaATGTAGAATACTTTTACGAtcttaaatgtttttcattattttattaccaagcaacgataaagttattaacaaattggaatttaaaaaatcctataaaacactttaatgtttacaaacaaaatactacgagtcattagccgacttcaaaaagaaggaggttatcattTCGACTGTTTACCGCggaactccgcccctggtggtccgattttaataaaaattattttaatcgaaaggaagtgcttgcagatgggtcccattttttttattttttttaaataactagaagactagtagattttgaatttagcttcaaaatgtgttgtgaaaattagggacatttttgcttttagcgcttacgtaggctaaactataggacctacataaaaatgatgcatggacgaattgtagctctttaaatgtgctaaataaaagtccgcgatagcatatatctatcttctGTAGTTTTACACTTGTATATTAAATGCAATCAACCAATATGAAGAGTAACGCTATACCTTATCCCACCGACGGCCCCACAGACCCTCAGGCCATAGTGGCCGAACATCGGGAAGACACGGTCTGGCCTTCAAGTAATATCGTCTATTAATTTCTGACAAGTCTCCCCTTAACGGACATGTTCGTCGGGCATCCACACCAGCGCCTACTCCAGCCTATATTTTCGTTGATATCAACGATGCGCGAACGCACACAGCCTAGCAAGGATCTTCCCGTTACTGACAAGATCCGGTTAATAAATCGTCCCTGCGTTCTGTAGAACAATACCATCCATAACATTCTCAGATCTTCATACCGAGGACACTCCCACAAAAAGTGTATTGTTGacttgttatttttagaattatattGTCTATAGAATTTTATGTGAGAGTGGGCACGTGTGCCCGCTGATGTGCGCGGCGAAGTGCGCGCCGTGCGTGGTGCCAGTGACACGCCGCCTGCCCTGCGCACACGACATGCAGCTGCCCTGTCATCTGGAGATCACAGATCCTTCTATTAAGTGTAATACCATCGTCACCGTTACCTTGAAAGATTGTCAACATCAGGTATTtgcttattttatcaatttaatctataatttttcGTTCTTTGTCTTACCGTCCAAGTACGACGGGAGCCTTAAAGAGTAGAGAATAAGCATTTACTAAAGTAGCACCATGTTAAGATCACATCACTTAACAACGGTGAGATCGTAGTCAAGTGCTGCTTTATTCATAGTAAAAAATCGGGAATATTTTACACGAGTATTTCATGCAGGAAGATTATTATGGTCACTTTTAATACTAAATCATTCATTTTTAGGCAAAGAAAACCTGTTACTTGGATGAGAAATTAGTGCTTTGCCCAGTGCCTTGCGTGTACAGGGTTGAGAAATGTGGCCACCAATGCGAGCGTACTTGCCATGTCAACAATGATCCTCGTCATGAAAAAGTGAGTAAAACGATAATATGGTGATTTTTCGTATAATTACATATGAATGACTTTAATACGAAAAACCAGTAACGGCGCTGTAGCGTATGAGTCCGTTCGTCTCCTATttcttttcataattattacaaaaatctttttgatttttttagtatgtaTGTCAAAAGCCTTGCGCAAAAGCCAAGGAAGGATGCATGGCGGGTCTTATTGGCGACCGCGGCGACCACCAGTGCCCCAAGAGATGTCATGAAGCTTGTGACCCATGCGTTGTAGAAGTATGTGTgccttaatgttttttatttcttaatttttctttgaataaaaaaaaaactttgaatttgTGGATTACATAATACAAAATCTCTACTACTCTCTCTCTACTacctaatatttttgtgaGTTCTGTATGTCTTTTCAATTGTTAGTTGAAGTCTAAAGCACATTAccgattttaatattattacgtacgccattttataattttaatttaaggttgTAAAGAAACGTGCCAACTGTAAACATTCTGAACGCATCGCTTGCAACAAAGCCGTAGACGACACACAGTGCAAAAAGAAATGTGCCCGCTCCCTGCCTTGTGGACACTTCTGCAAGAAGAAATGCTTCGAAGCATGTGGAGACTGCACGCAAATGGTAAATACAGTACAACTACAATGTATCACAACTAACCTAAATAGATAGACAGTACATAGACAAATAATATAGCTGAAATCTTGAAATTGTGTCaaaaatagctgtcgcccgcggctccatccgcgcagaattaaaaaagaactatattagtagcctatttgtttttCCAAGCTTTGTTAGAACCAAACTACCAACTACTACTACCAAACTAAAACTAGTATAAGGCCAAATTTTAGCGAGATAAATgaagtcgttctggagatacctactaacaaacatccagccATCAATCCAaacattagtatttataatattagtaagaagtaagatatattattttgtgtgAAGATGACAAAGGTCATACCGGAGTGCGGGCACAAAGTGAAAGTGCAATGCAAGGAGGCGGCGACTCGCGAGCTCTGTACTGAGATATGCGAGCGCAAGTTGTCGTGCGGCCACACTTGCCGGGGACGCTGCGCCGACGACTGTGACGTCACCACTTGTACCGAACACACGGATCAACTTTACAAATCGCTTTGCTCACATAAAGTTCGATTGCCGTGCAACGTCATACGATCTGCGGGCACTGGTAAGTTTGTGTAAAGTAATAAgggataatataaaaatcctaAGGGTTTTCGCGAAAAATCAGCACTGGGTACCAAGTGGTATGTCCGGTTGTGCAATGGGTGCTAATGCCGGCTCTTTCGTTATTGtctataacttttattaatgtcTCGATTAACAACTAATAATAcgataaattgttttgtaagaaCTAACGGATGAAGTATACTTGCGACACTGCGAGGCACCGTGCGGAGCGCTGCTGGCGTGCGGGCACCTGTGTGGGGGCACGTGCTCCAAGTGTCGCCAGGGCCGTCTGCATGTCGCCTGCAGCCAGACCTGTCACCAAACCAACATCTGTGGACATCagtaagtgttcttccagactctgtttctacaactgtgccaaattacatcgagatccgttaagccgtttttgAGAAAAGTACTAACAAATACTcattcatccaaactttcgcatttataatattagtgtgataaaaaaatggttgTGGTACTGATTTGCAATGTATTATGAAATGTTTAGGTGCCAAGAACCGTGCAACCAGGTGTGTCCGCCATGCAGCAAGCGATGTGAGGTGCGGTGCACACACTCCCAGTGCGGCAAGCTGTGCGGCGAGCTCTGCGCGCCCTGCCAGGTACACTAAATACCGCCTCGGCTCTGAATACCAATGAACATTATTCCATTACGTAAAGCTTCCACCCACAGTTGTAAATTAAGAAACCTAAAGCGGGACTTGGGAGTTGCAACTGCAAATTATGATAACATGCGTACATTTCGGGATGGCTAGGAGGCGTGCTGTCGGCGATGCTCGCACGGGGCGTGCCAGGGGCGCTGCGGCGAGGCGTGCTCGCGGGCCGCATGTGACGCACCCTGTCCGCGGGCCCTGAGCTGCGGGCACCCCTGCCGCGGATTATGCGGCGAGCCCTGCCCCGACATCTGCAAAGTCTGCCGCCCCGAACATTTCCCCACGGGCTTCATCGGCGAGGAATACGATGACGATGCCAAGTATTACATCTTTATTTCCTCATCTAGATCATTAatcttgtaaatttttaaaactaatgtgactgttttaaaacattcaagCTTTGTAAAATCGGGTCATTAAAAAGCCTTTAAATAGGGACCGGGAAAAAGATCTATCTTGGTATGTCTACTCGTACCTAAAACTcgactaaattaaaaacacatcgAATCCATACAGTAATATGGCATGCAATGTATTGCAGGTTCATTCAGCTGCAGGACTGTCCGCACGTAATGGAGGTGCAGGAGATGGACAGCCTGATGACGGCGGATAGGGAGACCATCGCCATCCGTACCTGCCCCTTCTGCAGGAAGCCCATCATCAACACCAACAGATACAAGGATCTCGTCAACAGAACCTTCGCTCTTGAAATCAATCCGGTCAAAGAACGTGTCTATGGAACCACGgaacagataaaaattaaacagaatGAACTTAAAGCAGCACTGAGAGAATttacagcaaaaaataaagcaattagCTCaggtaacatattattttatttttaaaactgtgatttaaacattacatttgcttattctattaaattgttgcAACATAAGATTTTggttgtaatatattaaagaaatccttatatttaacttgtcagacgaaaaacaaaattgatgtTTCTTGATatagaatgtttaatttttctttcctattataaaagaaaaaaatctttcagaTATACCAATATGGAAAAAATCACTCTCAATGTTAATAGCGAAATGTAATCAAAATAGGAAGAGATCACTGTTAAGTTTGGAGATGGATTTCATTTTTCTAGAAATATTGGATATGATATCTGATGTTTACGATAAATCTCTTGCCACTGAAATGAATGAATCGAAAGCGGACCTGCAGATGCACATTGAAATAATATGTCAATATTTAATCACAAATACACAGAAAATAAGCCAACAGCAACAAACAGATAttggaaaagaaataaagagaTTGAATTACATAGTTcaacttaacaaaataacaggTCATTTGGAATACAAGAGAGTGGTTGCGGTTAATTCTGCACTGGTGGAATATGCGGTCGCGGCAAAGCGAATCATACTTGGATGGAATGTTTTTGACGAAGAAAAAGCACTGAACGCGTTACGACAACtacaagaaaaagtaaaactttCCGGTATTGTGACCAAAGAGGAACGCGACTTGATCGTTAAAGCTATAGGTCTTAAAGCCGGTCACTGGTACAAATGCCCTAACGGCCATTTCTATTGCATCGGGGAATGTGGCGGGGCCATGGAAGTGGGTCAATGTGTGGAGTGCGGAGCTCGCATCGGCGGCTCCAGCCACAGGTTACTCGGCACCAACAGACACGCGCCTGAGATGGATGGCTCTTCATACGCAGCTTGGTCggaacaatataataatatggcCAAC encodes:
- the LOC106710615 gene encoding NFX1-type zinc finger-containing protein 1, whose product is MDEDEMNNARERVKDVPSNRGQRRRAQGTSIPSNSRQRRNENINTFQNYPIWPKPIAPLLHKFPGNKRGKKQERGAGYSQGFVPNNNNRSIQRRLDMNDSGNPINSQRKMGFKTLEELANAESRDILMKISIKREAFMDFINSPIDRPDVFPLLMRILSKSCQTSFDNLRLKFIVEVCSSQFLLYLQNYLLNLPYGTEKRANNLYWNDPIDFWSNFVQFCECVTTVSPSTALRSCRALIEATSKVCLDGLSERHGFQLPDECALKLIQLRTSLTNQEKEVEVKQKTNSYQLEIDDGEPPENFRELSVVPSHQDLLEQRPFVRPNIVDGAYRDQEHYLDVQFRLLREDCYGPLREGINQHIKEPMKRKYDHIRLLRNVVFVDPFISQLKSGYLVQVGSKDMTHFRKTNWTHSKRFMFGSLVLFTKDNCKTFIVGTILDRDVKYLSQGKIPVALVDDTTGVNICFSGDRYTMIESEVYFEPYYHVLNAIKDPKFPEHLALSKYIVDVDPTPNLPRYLKPQQVYEIECDYIDHSFVVEHEETWPTNNQLGLNETQYEAFKLALTHEFAVIQGPPGTGKTFIGVKVATTLIENLKSNFNKCLLLMICYTNHALDQFLEAILPVTESVARIGGQSRSEVMKKYNINELRLQFCRHNRGKQYFYDERDKLRTLNKKLKDAQERLHSLHNEVLSYTCVQKYVAEIKVLKQFYGHGNNDPLEQWLFENIDIDAELPSNDDDNEHFVLNDNEPKNNRNDFYIDDLDDDNDELNVNVVEPMAYVSTSFSLPKAITEMRNMRHEYQKCKNPQELQKLHSEICRYNSYIHLFTEMSSYRRHKHDNVRLQANPTKMSTQDRWLLYFSWAEIVIANLMENIIPLHKKFAEASKIYEESRMAIDLEILKNTKVIGMTTTGAARLRKLLQALAHPIVIVEEAAEVLEQHIITSLTRHCQHLILIGDHQQLRPSAAHMKLAKHYNIEVSLFERMINNKIHSSRLGVQHRMRPEIASLISPHIYPHLLNHPSVEHFPDVRGMTTNLFFLSHDFQENEVEESSSKCNEKEADLVLGLANYLLQQDYAAEDVTILSAYSGQMFYLRKQRALYSHLTDVKITVVDNYQGEESKIIILSLVRNNNNNKIGFLGTVNRICVALSRAREGFYLFGNIDILKTNSGLWEKIASTLENNGSLGSRLRLRCERHPDEITWISDAADFEKSPEGGCLNKCTYNLTCGHPCPMICHGYDRGHVNTKCTLKCERILCESGHVCPLMCAAKCAPCVVPVTRRLPCAHDMQLPCHLEITDPSIKCNTIVTVTLKDCQHQAKKTCYLDEKLVLCPVPCVYRVEKCGHQCERTCHVNNDPRHEKYVCQKPCAKAKEGCMAGLIGDRGDHQCPKRCHEACDPCVVEVVKKRANCKHSERIACNKAVDDTQCKKKCARSLPCGHFCKKKCFEACGDCTQMMTKVIPECGHKVKVQCKEAATRELCTEICERKLSCGHTCRGRCADDCDVTTCTEHTDQLYKSLCSHKVRLPCNVIRSAGTELTDEVYLRHCEAPCGALLACGHLCGGTCSKCRQGRLHVACSQTCHQTNICGHQCQEPCNQVCPPCSKRCEVRCTHSQCGKLCGELCAPCQEACCRRCSHGACQGRCGEACSRAACDAPCPRALSCGHPCRGLCGEPCPDICKVCRPEHFPTGFIGEEYDDDAKFIQLQDCPHVMEVQEMDSLMTADRETIAIRTCPFCRKPIINTNRYKDLVNRTFALEINPVKERVYGTTEQIKIKQNELKAALREFTAKNKAISSDIPIWKKSLSMLIAKCNQNRKRSLLSLEMDFIFLEILDMISDVYDKSLATEMNESKADLQMHIEIICQYLITNTQKISQQQQTDIGKEIKRLNYIVQLNKITGHLEYKRVVAVNSALVEYAVAAKRIILGWNVFDEEKALNALRQLQEKVKLSGIVTKEERDLIVKAIGLKAGHWYKCPNGHFYCIGECGGAMEVGQCVECGARIGGSSHRLLGTNRHAPEMDGSSYAAWSEQYNNMANFLID